The Nitrososphaerota archaeon genome has a segment encoding these proteins:
- a CDS encoding TrmB family transcriptional regulator, producing the protein MVVSEKTERAMLELGLTSYEIKAYSVLVQYGPMTAINISKQSNVPYSKIYDVLGSLEKKGWIETDHSRPSKFYPKPPSTSLETMRMRFDSNRKKNETQVISELSPLFDKRGSKERPDIWIVRGQFNILTKLKEMLESCTTDLMVATPLVLDAVVDLALPLMIALKSKGVRIMVMCTENAGENHMKNISKWGEVRVRSQMFAGGVISDSREVLILLGADEPSSAVAIWADHPSLANFSANYFQYLWNDSKSYSRSSA; encoded by the coding sequence ATGGTAGTAAGTGAGAAGACTGAACGCGCTATGCTGGAGCTAGGTTTGACGAGCTATGAAATAAAGGCCTACTCAGTTCTAGTACAATACGGACCTATGACTGCCATAAACATAAGTAAGCAGTCTAATGTCCCTTATTCGAAGATTTATGATGTTTTGGGCAGTTTAGAAAAAAAAGGCTGGATAGAGACAGATCATAGCCGGCCGAGCAAGTTCTATCCAAAACCACCGTCAACATCTCTTGAAACTATGAGGATGAGGTTTGATTCTAACAGGAAGAAAAATGAGACGCAAGTAATTTCCGAATTATCCCCTCTATTTGACAAGAGGGGAAGCAAAGAGCGCCCGGACATATGGATAGTAAGAGGCCAGTTTAATATTCTAACCAAACTTAAAGAAATGCTCGAATCATGCACTACAGACTTGATGGTTGCAACTCCTCTAGTTCTTGATGCCGTTGTTGATCTTGCACTGCCTTTAATGATCGCGTTGAAGAGTAAAGGTGTAAGAATTATGGTCATGTGTACTGAGAACGCTGGTGAAAACCATATGAAAAACATCTCCAAGTGGGGCGAAGTACGTGTAAGAAGTCAAATGTTCGCAGGTGGTGTAATAAGCGATTCAAGGGAAGTATTGATACTGCTTGGAGCAGATGAGCCATCTTCAGCCGTTGCTATTTGGGCTGATCATCCTTCGCTGGCCAATTTTTCAGCAAATTATTTCCAGTACCTCTGGAACGACTCGAAGTCTTATAGCAGGTCTTCCGCTTGA
- a CDS encoding long-chain fatty acid--CoA ligase, translating to MAEAPWLRFYPPNLQHSLEYPKIPIAELLRSSAKKHPDNTALIFLDSRISYKQLDSMVDAFAVSLHELGVKEGSRVGIFLPNFPHFVVSYFAALRLGATVVPCNPLYKEKELEYQLNDAGTEVLIASNDKIGDNELFSTIVKIRDRVNVKHIIICSLTDFLSSIKKALAPLKKIRKIAYPNTINFMGMIDGGKPPHVEIDPINDVAVLQYTGGTTGMSKGTMLSHYNLVSNAIMVSKWLPMREANEINLAVIPFFHIYGLTVSLNAPILSATTIILHAKFDVKHVLETLEKEKVTVFCGVPPMYMACINHPEVSRYRFNTLRGCISGAAALPLSVRKKFNELTSANLVEGYGLTEASPVTHCNPLHKNATVKEGSIGIPLPDTYAKIVDAGNMKKELSPNETGELCIKGPQVMLGYWNKPDETAMVLKDGWLLTGDIAKMDIDGYFYIVDRKKDMINVSGFKVWPREVEEVLYQHQAVKEAAVIGAPDEYRGESVKAYVVLKDGFDDKISEGEITKFCKEKLASFKTPKTIEFRKELPKSIIGKVLRRHLREETAKHSLK from the coding sequence ATGGCCGAGGCACCTTGGCTCAGATTCTACCCACCTAATCTCCAGCATTCTTTAGAATACCCTAAAATCCCAATTGCTGAACTGCTCAGGAGCTCAGCAAAAAAACATCCTGATAATACGGCCTTGATATTTCTCGATAGCCGAATAAGCTACAAACAACTAGATTCTATGGTAGACGCATTTGCCGTTTCCCTACATGAACTAGGCGTCAAGGAAGGAAGCAGAGTCGGTATATTCCTTCCGAACTTTCCCCATTTCGTCGTTTCATATTTTGCAGCTTTAAGGCTCGGAGCCACGGTTGTCCCATGTAACCCTCTCTACAAGGAGAAGGAACTTGAGTATCAACTTAATGATGCGGGAACAGAGGTACTCATAGCCTCCAACGATAAAATCGGGGATAACGAACTCTTTTCCACCATAGTGAAGATCAGAGATAGAGTCAATGTTAAACACATCATAATCTGCAGTCTTACCGATTTCCTATCATCAATAAAGAAAGCTTTAGCTCCTCTAAAGAAGATCAGGAAAATTGCTTATCCAAACACAATTAATTTCATGGGCATGATAGATGGAGGAAAGCCTCCACATGTAGAAATTGACCCTATAAATGATGTCGCAGTCTTGCAGTATACCGGTGGCACTACAGGAATGTCAAAAGGGACCATGCTATCTCACTATAACCTTGTCAGCAACGCGATAATGGTCTCGAAATGGCTCCCGATGAGAGAGGCGAACGAGATCAACCTCGCCGTAATACCATTTTTCCACATTTATGGTCTTACAGTGAGCCTAAACGCACCAATCCTTAGCGCAACAACGATAATTCTTCATGCAAAGTTTGATGTTAAGCATGTTTTAGAGACGTTGGAGAAGGAGAAAGTTACTGTATTCTGCGGTGTCCCTCCAATGTATATGGCTTGCATTAATCATCCAGAAGTTTCAAGATACAGGTTCAATACATTAAGAGGATGCATATCAGGAGCTGCGGCACTACCGCTTTCAGTTAGGAAGAAGTTCAACGAACTTACATCGGCAAACCTTGTGGAGGGTTATGGTTTGACGGAAGCCTCGCCCGTGACCCACTGCAACCCACTACACAAAAATGCAACTGTAAAAGAAGGCTCGATAGGGATACCTTTGCCTGACACCTATGCGAAGATAGTTGATGCTGGAAACATGAAAAAAGAACTTTCTCCTAACGAAACAGGTGAACTATGTATCAAAGGTCCACAAGTGATGCTGGGATATTGGAACAAACCCGATGAAACTGCAATGGTGCTTAAAGATGGTTGGTTACTTACAGGTGATATCGCGAAGATGGACATTGATGGATACTTCTACATAGTCGACAGAAAGAAGGACATGATTAATGTATCCGGCTTCAAAGTATGGCCCAGAGAAGTTGAAGAAGTTCTATATCAACATCAAGCGGTAAAGGAAGCTGCAGTGATAGGAGCTCCAGACGAATACAGAGGAGAAAGTGTCAAGGCCTATGTTGTTTTGAAAGACGGTTTCGACGATAAGATTTCTGAGGGCGAAATAACAAAGTTCTGCAAGGAGAAGTTAGCATCGTTTAAAACTCCGAAAACGATTGAATTCAGAAAGGAACTTCCAAAATCGATAATTGGCAAAGTTCTCAGAAGACATCTTAGAGAGGAAACTGCAAAACACTCGCTTAAATAA
- a CDS encoding ribulose-phosphate 3-epimerase: MQRSGVSMRKIKIAPSLLASKPEKYVDDVKVLEKAGVEWFHIDMLDGTFTGTFAFPSQDLARINAASDFPMDVHLMTKYPVEKLKEYMNAGGDMFTAHVEAVNPRHFIDVVKKNGKLVGLAVNPDTPLSAVVDYVAEIDRILIMTVVPGKTGQKFIPGPLAKMKEARQLIDRHGYKCELAVDGGVNLETAPLVIESGVDVVISGAGILYQTDMIKAVDNIRKLASKIIESKA, translated from the coding sequence ATGCAGCGATCAGGCGTAAGTATGAGAAAGATTAAGATTGCTCCTTCATTGTTGGCGTCAAAACCTGAGAAATATGTTGATGATGTTAAGGTTCTCGAAAAGGCTGGCGTGGAATGGTTTCATATAGACATGCTTGACGGAACATTTACTGGGACTTTTGCCTTTCCGTCCCAAGATTTGGCAAGAATTAATGCTGCTTCTGACTTTCCTATGGATGTGCATCTTATGACAAAATATCCAGTTGAAAAACTCAAAGAATACATGAACGCTGGAGGGGACATGTTCACTGCTCACGTTGAGGCTGTCAACCCAAGGCATTTCATAGATGTTGTAAAGAAGAACGGTAAATTGGTAGGGCTCGCAGTAAACCCTGATACCCCGCTTTCTGCAGTTGTTGACTATGTTGCTGAGATCGATAGAATTTTGATAATGACCGTAGTACCCGGAAAGACTGGACAGAAGTTCATTCCCGGCCCTCTTGCAAAAATGAAGGAAGCAAGGCAGTTGATAGACAGACATGGTTACAAATGTGAGCTTGCAGTTGATGGAGGAGTTAATCTGGAAACTGCTCCTCTTGTAATAGAATCAGGGGTGGATGTTGTGATCTCTGGTGCTGGAATACTGTATCAGACAGATATGATCAAAGCTGTAGACAATATTAGAAAGCTAGCCAGCAAGATAATCGAGTCTAAGGCTTAA
- a CDS encoding phosphate uptake regulator PhoU encodes MELRKLQRAGYSTLVVSLPRTWIRQSGLKHGDMISIKDAVDGSLTLYPRIMKEETKLTAIIVNADQCRSEGLLSRIITGAYIAGYDLVKVVSSKDLTEERLAEIRSATERLTGVGIVERSLRHVTIHSLLEPRKFPVGFLLRKLTTLVLSMENLVIRSFETMTPKSLNEAFSMEDEIDKMYWLIVRQLVLAVKNKEIGREIGIEAQTHVLGNRTVANALEHIGDALYLVAKELQEVFKHNPSKIKPIAHQIAEYTKLVQSITETATNALFSENLKLSNDVIGMEEEANVHGKKLLEQFSLQMEKPTNKSKTASEIEVNFRSRTVLSLLTGIANHARSIAEVTINRTLEHENPICKIEQIPLTGL; translated from the coding sequence ATGGAGCTTAGAAAGTTGCAGAGAGCAGGATACTCCACACTAGTAGTTTCGCTACCCAGAACTTGGATACGACAATCTGGGTTGAAACATGGAGATATGATTTCAATAAAAGACGCTGTGGACGGCAGTCTAACGCTTTATCCTCGCATAATGAAAGAGGAAACAAAACTAACAGCAATAATAGTTAATGCGGATCAATGCAGAAGTGAGGGCCTGCTATCCAGAATAATTACCGGCGCTTATATAGCTGGCTACGATCTAGTTAAAGTAGTTTCCAGCAAAGACTTGACTGAAGAGCGCCTTGCAGAAATTCGATCAGCAACAGAAAGACTAACCGGTGTAGGCATAGTAGAGAGAAGCCTCAGACATGTTACAATCCACAGCTTGCTTGAACCTAGGAAATTCCCAGTTGGATTTCTGCTAAGAAAACTAACAACTCTTGTACTCTCAATGGAGAACCTAGTAATCCGATCATTCGAAACTATGACACCCAAATCTCTGAATGAGGCGTTCAGCATGGAAGACGAAATAGACAAAATGTATTGGCTGATCGTCAGGCAATTAGTTCTAGCTGTAAAGAATAAAGAAATAGGCAGAGAAATAGGAATAGAGGCTCAGACGCATGTTTTGGGTAATAGAACCGTTGCAAATGCTTTAGAGCATATAGGTGATGCACTCTATCTAGTTGCAAAAGAGCTACAGGAAGTCTTCAAGCATAATCCGAGCAAGATTAAACCAATAGCTCATCAAATTGCCGAATATACTAAATTAGTCCAAAGTATAACAGAAACGGCTACCAATGCACTTTTCTCAGAAAATCTAAAGCTCTCCAACGATGTAATTGGAATGGAGGAAGAAGCGAATGTACACGGCAAGAAACTTCTTGAGCAATTTTCACTTCAGATGGAAAAACCTACAAACAAGTCAAAAACTGCGAGCGAAATTGAAGTTAACTTTAGGTCACGAACGGTACTATCCTTACTTACAGGGATAGCAAATCATGCACGTAGCATAGCAGAGGTTACCATAAACAGAACTTTAGAACATGAAAACCCTATCTGCAAGATTGAACAGATACCACTTACCGGTCTTTGA
- a CDS encoding DEAD/DEAH box helicase produces the protein MSYVEHPLVKQQSLERREYQIEIASKCSAVNSMVVLPTGLGKTAVSLLVIANQLQKYPKKRCVILAPTRVLVHQHYEFLLKNLNVDSNNIAVITGQDPNWEREEKWAKKVVCATPQIMRGDVKRGLVNLESVSLIVFDEAHRAVGDYAYCDIAEEFTNTNPDARVIGMTASLPSDRNKVFVILRTLRIQNIEFRDHESVDVKSYVQETKIDWIEVELSEPIKQILGLLRKGLGTYVDQLKQGGLNVKFFDKVSLKTLLEARREIETHGRYELRSPLYTAIRLVHAIDLVETQGISAFIKFFERLSLRERVIGLKKLMNNEFIKEAYEIAKGARLIGEEHLKIRKLKEVLEPLQENEKAIVFTGYRDSVEELFQRLSESGLRVGYLIGKSGDSGQSQYEQVQALDDLKKGKFNILIATQVGEEGLDVAECNLVVFYDNVSSAVRFVQRRGRTGRKAPGRVVAFMTKGTKDEAYFWIVKKRMREAKKTVAQVNHIFKKSLDGYFTNSTIEALK, from the coding sequence TTGAGTTACGTAGAACACCCACTAGTTAAGCAGCAGTCACTGGAAAGACGGGAATATCAGATCGAGATAGCAAGTAAGTGTTCTGCGGTTAATTCTATGGTCGTCCTACCTACAGGTCTAGGCAAGACTGCAGTGTCTCTACTTGTAATAGCAAATCAATTGCAAAAATATCCCAAAAAGAGATGTGTCATACTAGCGCCTACAAGGGTTCTTGTGCACCAACACTATGAGTTTCTTTTGAAGAACTTGAATGTAGATTCTAATAATATTGCCGTTATTACAGGACAAGACCCTAACTGGGAAAGAGAAGAAAAATGGGCTAAGAAGGTCGTTTGTGCAACTCCTCAGATAATGCGCGGCGATGTGAAAAGAGGACTCGTGAATCTGGAAAGTGTTTCGCTGATAGTCTTTGATGAGGCGCATAGAGCTGTTGGAGATTATGCCTATTGTGATATAGCGGAGGAATTCACTAATACCAATCCCGATGCCAGAGTTATCGGAATGACTGCGTCTCTTCCTTCAGACAGAAATAAGGTCTTTGTAATACTCCGGACATTAAGAATTCAGAATATCGAATTCAGGGATCATGAGAGTGTAGATGTAAAGTCGTATGTGCAGGAAACGAAGATAGACTGGATCGAAGTTGAGCTTTCTGAACCGATAAAACAGATACTTGGTTTGCTGAGAAAGGGGTTAGGAACCTATGTAGATCAGCTAAAGCAGGGAGGATTAAATGTCAAGTTCTTCGACAAAGTCAGCTTAAAAACGCTCTTGGAGGCAAGAAGGGAAATAGAAACCCATGGTAGATATGAACTAAGGTCTCCATTATACACTGCAATAAGGCTGGTTCACGCTATTGACTTGGTTGAAACTCAGGGCATTTCAGCCTTCATCAAATTCTTTGAGAGACTTTCTTTGCGAGAGAGAGTTATAGGTCTTAAGAAGCTCATGAATAACGAATTCATAAAGGAGGCTTACGAGATAGCTAAGGGTGCCAGATTGATTGGCGAGGAGCACCTGAAGATCAGGAAACTCAAAGAGGTTCTCGAACCGCTTCAAGAGAACGAAAAGGCAATCGTGTTTACAGGCTATAGGGATTCCGTTGAAGAGTTGTTCCAGAGGTTGAGCGAATCTGGATTAAGGGTTGGCTATCTTATAGGAAAGAGTGGTGATTCTGGGCAGTCGCAGTACGAGCAGGTCCAGGCTTTAGATGATTTGAAGAAAGGAAAGTTCAACATATTGATAGCTACTCAAGTTGGTGAAGAGGGGCTGGATGTTGCGGAGTGCAACCTTGTAGTGTTTTACGACAACGTTTCCAGCGCTGTAAGATTCGTGCAGAGGAGAGGGAGGACTGGAAGAAAGGCTCCCGGGAGGGTAGTTGCTTTTATGACCAAGGGGACAAAGGATGAAGCGTACTTCTGGATAGTTAAGAAGAGGATGAGAGAAGCAAAAAAAACTGTTGCTCAGGTCAACCACATATTCAAAAAGAGTCTTGATGGGTATTTTACCAACTCAACTATTGAAGCTTTAAAATGA
- a CDS encoding thermosome subunit yields the protein MSASGGQPILILREGSSETKGREAQRNNVIAARLISEIVRTSLGPRGMDKMLVDSLGDVTITNDGATMLKEIDVQHPAAKMMVEIAKTTDNEVGDGTTSAVVLAGALLEKAQELIDKDVHPTIVVDGYGKASERALEVLKNIAIKIDPTDKQAVAKVATTSMMTKLVSDEAGDLAKLVVDAISMIAERSDGNYKVDIDNVKVEKKPGGSLADTKLIKGIVLDKEVVHSGMPKVVKSAKIALVNSALEIEKTEFSAEIRINDPLQMKQFLEEENRILKAMVDKIESIGATALLCQKGIDDVAQHFLAKAGILTVRRVKESDMTKLVKATGARIVTNLEDLTKGDLGSAELVEERKVEEDKWVFVEGCKNPKAVTILIRGGSQRVVDEAERSMHDAIMVTKDVFEYPYILAGGGAPESEVAHQLREWSNKLSGREQLAAQKFADAIETIPLTLAENAGMDTIDTQVELRAKHADGKKWYGVDALAGVVGDLQAKNVLEPLKVKEQIVKSAVEATSMLLRIDDMIASGKSKAPPMPPGGGGMGGMGGMGGGEF from the coding sequence ATGTCTGCATCAGGTGGTCAACCAATTCTCATTCTTAGGGAAGGCTCTAGTGAGACAAAAGGAAGAGAGGCACAGAGAAACAATGTCATAGCTGCAAGGCTGATTTCTGAAATTGTAAGAACATCATTGGGTCCCAGAGGCATGGATAAAATGCTTGTCGATAGTCTCGGCGACGTCACTATAACTAATGATGGAGCAACAATGCTAAAGGAAATAGATGTTCAGCATCCAGCAGCTAAAATGATGGTCGAGATTGCAAAGACGACGGACAATGAAGTCGGTGATGGAACAACGTCAGCCGTAGTGCTTGCGGGAGCACTACTCGAGAAGGCTCAAGAGTTAATTGACAAAGACGTCCATCCTACAATAGTAGTCGATGGATATGGCAAGGCTTCTGAGAGAGCTCTTGAAGTTCTGAAGAACATTGCAATTAAAATAGATCCAACTGACAAACAGGCAGTCGCTAAAGTTGCCACCACCAGCATGATGACAAAGCTTGTCTCTGATGAAGCCGGTGACCTTGCCAAATTAGTAGTCGATGCAATCTCAATGATTGCTGAAAGGAGTGATGGAAACTACAAGGTCGACATCGACAACGTAAAGGTAGAAAAGAAGCCCGGCGGCTCTCTTGCAGATACAAAACTCATCAAAGGCATCGTGCTCGACAAGGAAGTCGTCCATTCTGGTATGCCAAAGGTTGTTAAGAGTGCTAAGATAGCCCTAGTCAATAGCGCCCTAGAAATCGAAAAGACAGAATTCAGTGCAGAAATAAGGATTAACGATCCATTACAAATGAAGCAATTCCTAGAAGAAGAGAATAGGATCCTCAAGGCGATGGTGGACAAAATAGAAAGCATCGGCGCAACAGCTCTGCTTTGCCAGAAGGGTATAGATGATGTTGCGCAGCACTTTTTAGCAAAAGCAGGGATCCTTACAGTTAGAAGGGTCAAGGAGAGCGACATGACCAAACTAGTAAAGGCAACAGGAGCAAGAATAGTCACAAACTTGGAAGACCTGACTAAGGGCGATCTTGGTTCAGCAGAGCTAGTTGAGGAAAGGAAGGTGGAAGAGGACAAATGGGTCTTTGTGGAGGGATGTAAGAATCCCAAAGCTGTTACCATTCTGATTAGAGGAGGGTCGCAGAGAGTCGTAGACGAAGCAGAGAGGTCTATGCATGATGCAATTATGGTGACTAAAGATGTTTTTGAATACCCATATATCCTTGCAGGAGGAGGTGCCCCTGAATCTGAGGTTGCGCATCAACTGAGAGAGTGGTCTAACAAGCTCAGCGGAAGGGAACAACTTGCGGCTCAGAAGTTTGCTGATGCTATAGAAACAATACCTCTGACCCTTGCAGAGAATGCAGGTATGGACACAATAGACACTCAAGTGGAACTGAGGGCTAAACACGCAGACGGAAAGAAGTGGTATGGTGTTGACGCCCTTGCAGGAGTCGTAGGAGACCTACAGGCAAAGAACGTTCTGGAACCCTTGAAGGTCAAGGAGCAGATAGTAAAGTCGGCAGTAGAAGCAACCAGCATGTTGCTAAGGATCGATGATATGATAGCTTCAGGCAAGAGTAAAGCTCCACCAATGCCTCCAGGCGGTGGAGGCATGGGCGGAATGGGTGGAATGGGTGGTGGGGAGTTCTAA
- a CDS encoding GDP-mannose 4,6-dehydratase: MREPNSKFWEGKRVLITGITGFVGSWLSEILTSRKFGARVYGLVRRQSNPNLTNIEHLLESDKIELIRGDLHDVGSIMNALRLSEADVVYHLAAQSFVPHSFASPVETYTTNLLGTINVLEALRAVNRDIKMLFAGSSEEYGLVIVDDVHYQKMLKRYGVILPAPKFDSKGKVVSEIPIKESNPLRTVGTSPYGSSKRLAEDVCRTYVSCYKMNVHVTRAFNHTGPRRGREFVTSEVTRQIVEGMKGLRKEIMLGNLDAIRDFSDVRDIVRGYLLCVEEGMSGEVYNLCSGKGMSVAQLIMLATKVAIKKGLKKKLPVKVDRARLRPTDLPILIGDYSKSKKVLGWEPKIPFEKTIEDMIEFHLARI; this comes from the coding sequence ATGAGAGAACCGAATAGTAAATTCTGGGAGGGTAAACGTGTCTTGATAACAGGAATAACTGGATTTGTAGGTTCGTGGCTTTCCGAAATATTAACATCGAGAAAATTTGGTGCTAGGGTTTATGGATTGGTAAGGAGGCAATCAAATCCTAACCTTACAAATATTGAACACCTTTTGGAGAGTGATAAAATTGAGCTGATAAGGGGTGATTTGCATGATGTCGGCTCGATTATGAATGCGTTAAGGCTATCTGAGGCGGATGTTGTATATCATCTTGCTGCACAGTCTTTCGTACCGCATAGTTTTGCGTCTCCGGTTGAAACTTATACCACAAATCTACTTGGGACAATCAACGTGCTTGAAGCGTTAAGAGCTGTTAACAGGGACATTAAGATGCTCTTTGCAGGTAGCAGTGAAGAATATGGCCTTGTTATTGTTGATGATGTGCACTACCAAAAAATGTTGAAGCGATACGGAGTTATCTTGCCAGCTCCAAAATTCGATTCCAAAGGTAAGGTGGTTTCAGAAATTCCCATCAAAGAGTCAAATCCGTTAAGAACTGTAGGCACTTCTCCTTATGGTTCATCGAAGAGGCTTGCAGAGGATGTTTGCAGAACGTATGTTTCATGCTACAAGATGAATGTCCATGTTACCAGAGCTTTCAATCATACAGGACCTAGAAGAGGCAGGGAATTCGTCACAAGTGAGGTTACGCGACAGATCGTAGAGGGTATGAAGGGTTTAAGGAAAGAGATCATGCTTGGGAACTTGGATGCGATTAGAGATTTCAGTGATGTTAGAGATATTGTGAGGGGGTACTTGCTTTGTGTTGAGGAAGGGATGTCTGGAGAAGTTTACAATTTGTGCAGTGGTAAAGGTATGAGTGTTGCTCAATTGATAATGCTTGCTACAAAAGTTGCAATAAAAAAGGGGTTGAAGAAAAAATTACCTGTTAAAGTAGACCGAGCGAGACTCAGGCCAACAGATTTGCCAATTCTGATAGGTGATTATTCGAAGTCAAAAAAAGTGCTGGGTTGGGAACCGAAGATTCCATTCGAAAAGACTATTGAAGATATGATAGAATTCCATTTAGCCAGAATTTAA